The proteins below come from a single Flavobacterium lindanitolerans genomic window:
- a CDS encoding sensor histidine kinase: MKKNSQYKHWLFISVFWCALGFAIWSQMIQDFNFLHAVYQALLFLVFSITIAHTLSDVLLPKALNKNRMGFFGAQFVFMVFLLAGCLALISVVFSSYEIRGIYPQSKLPVLEHFWFRFYTAIPAALLVNGTACGLRFYQEHGIMEKKHALLKQNHLEAQIKILQDQINPHLMFNVLNHIHILMQRNVPLASELLVKFSDILRYQLYQSNREYVMLDAEIKYLKNLVGIEQVRWGNELDVDCRWEIQNGSLQITPLLLMPLVENAFKHVSRLPHENGYVNLLCRQEGNDLMLKIKNSYTEQYKPSSNDHGLGLENVRKRLDIQYPCRYDLSIEKTKDTYTIILNLALN, encoded by the coding sequence ATGAAAAAAAATTCTCAATACAAGCATTGGCTATTTATAAGTGTATTTTGGTGTGCCTTAGGTTTTGCCATCTGGTCACAGATGATCCAGGATTTTAATTTCTTACATGCTGTCTACCAGGCACTGCTTTTCTTAGTATTTTCCATTACTATTGCTCATACGCTAAGCGATGTTTTGCTACCTAAAGCTTTGAACAAAAACAGGATGGGCTTTTTTGGAGCTCAGTTTGTTTTTATGGTATTCCTTCTGGCCGGATGCCTCGCACTGATATCTGTCGTGTTTTCAAGTTATGAAATACGAGGTATTTATCCTCAATCCAAATTACCTGTTTTAGAACATTTCTGGTTCCGTTTTTACACCGCGATTCCGGCGGCTTTATTAGTAAATGGTACAGCCTGCGGCCTGCGTTTTTATCAGGAGCATGGCATAATGGAAAAAAAGCACGCCCTGTTAAAGCAAAATCACCTGGAAGCCCAAATCAAGATATTGCAGGATCAGATCAATCCGCACCTGATGTTTAATGTGCTCAATCACATTCATATTCTCATGCAACGCAATGTGCCTCTTGCTTCTGAGTTGCTTGTCAAATTTTCGGATATTCTGCGTTACCAATTGTATCAGTCCAATCGTGAATATGTAATGCTGGATGCGGAAATCAAATATCTGAAAAATCTTGTCGGTATTGAGCAAGTACGTTGGGGAAATGAATTGGATGTGGATTGCCGATGGGAAATCCAAAACGGTAGCCTACAAATCACACCATTACTGTTGATGCCATTAGTAGAAAATGCTTTTAAACACGTTTCAAGGCTTCCTCATGAAAATGGTTACGTAAATCTGTTGTGCAGACAGGAAGGAAATGATCTCATGCTAAAAATAAAAAATTCATATACTGAACAGTATAAACCATCATCTAATGATCATGGACTTGGATTGGAAAATGTGCGCAAGAGGCTTGATATCCAATATCCATGTCGTTATGATTTATCTATTGAGAAAACGAAAGATACGTATACAATTATTCTTAATTTAGCACTCAATTGA
- the amaB gene encoding L-piperidine-6-carboxylate dehydrogenase: MATIANQFGMTEALQQLGLAAINEGTSTGNSWFSNGEIIESYSPVDGQLIGKVKTTTKEDYEKVMKSATEAFKTFRLMPAPQRGEIVRQFGQKLREKKEALGKLVSYEMGKSFQEGLGEVQEMIDICDFAVGLSRQLHGLTMHSERPGHRMYEQYHSLGVVGIISAFNFPVAVWSWNTALAWIAGDVCVWKPSEKTPLCGIACQNIIAEVLKENNLPEGISCLINGDYKVGEWMTADVRVPLVSATGSTRMGKIVAQAVAGRLGKSLLELGGNNAIIVTPDADIKMTVIGAVFGAVGTAGQRCTSTRRLIIHESIYDKVKDAIVAAYGQLKIGNPLDQNNHVGPLIDTHAVEMYNKALEKVVAEGGKIIVEGGVLSGEGYESGCYVKPAIAEADNSFEIVQHETFAPVLYLLKYSGEVENAIDLQNGVAQGLSSAIMTNNLREAERFLSVAGSDCGIANVNIGTSGAEIGGAFGGEKETGGGRESGSDAWKVYMRRQTNTINYTTKLPLAQGIKFDL, translated from the coding sequence ATGGCAACAATAGCAAATCAATTTGGAATGACTGAAGCCTTGCAACAATTGGGCTTGGCGGCAATTAACGAAGGAACTTCAACAGGAAACAGCTGGTTTTCAAATGGTGAAATCATTGAAAGCTACTCTCCGGTTGACGGTCAGCTAATCGGAAAAGTAAAAACTACTACAAAAGAGGATTATGAAAAAGTAATGAAAAGCGCTACCGAAGCTTTCAAAACTTTCCGATTAATGCCGGCGCCTCAGCGTGGAGAAATTGTTCGTCAGTTTGGTCAGAAATTGCGCGAGAAAAAAGAAGCTCTGGGTAAATTGGTTTCCTATGAAATGGGTAAATCATTCCAGGAAGGTCTTGGAGAAGTTCAGGAAATGATTGATATCTGCGATTTTGCCGTTGGACTGTCCCGTCAGTTGCACGGATTAACAATGCATTCAGAGCGTCCTGGACACAGAATGTATGAGCAGTACCATTCATTAGGAGTTGTTGGAATCATTTCTGCTTTCAACTTCCCGGTAGCCGTTTGGTCATGGAATACCGCTTTGGCATGGATCGCCGGTGATGTTTGTGTTTGGAAACCATCTGAAAAAACACCGTTATGTGGTATCGCTTGTCAAAATATCATCGCAGAAGTCCTAAAAGAAAACAACCTTCCGGAAGGTATTTCCTGCCTGATTAACGGCGACTACAAAGTAGGTGAGTGGATGACTGCAGATGTTCGCGTTCCTTTGGTTTCTGCAACAGGTTCAACAAGAATGGGAAAAATAGTAGCTCAGGCTGTAGCCGGACGTTTAGGGAAATCATTATTGGAGTTAGGAGGAAACAATGCTATCATCGTAACTCCGGATGCAGATATTAAAATGACAGTTATCGGAGCTGTTTTTGGCGCTGTAGGAACTGCAGGACAAAGATGTACTTCAACACGTCGTCTGATTATTCACGAAAGCATTTACGATAAGGTAAAAGATGCTATTGTGGCTGCTTACGGGCAATTGAAAATAGGAAACCCATTAGACCAAAACAATCACGTTGGGCCGCTTATCGACACACATGCAGTTGAAATGTACAACAAAGCTTTGGAAAAGGTAGTAGCTGAAGGCGGTAAAATTATCGTTGAAGGTGGCGTTCTTTCTGGCGAAGGTTATGAAAGTGGATGTTATGTGAAACCGGCAATTGCTGAAGCAGACAACTCTTTTGAAATCGTACAGCACGAAACATTTGCACCAGTTTTATACCTGTTGAAATATTCTGGAGAAGTTGAAAATGCAATCGACCTTCAAAATGGTGTGGCACAAGGATTATCTTCAGCAATCATGACAAACAATTTGCGTGAAGCGGAAAGATTCCTTTCTGTTGCAGGTTCTGACTGTGGAATTGCAAACGTAAACATCGGAACTTCTGGTGCTGAAATCGGTGGTGCTTTTGGTGGTGAAAAAGAAACCGGAGGCGGCCGTGAATCAGGTTCTGACGCATGGAAAGTATATATGAGAAGACAAACGAATACAATCAACTATACTACCAAGTTGCCTTTGGCACAAGGAATCAAGTTTGATTTGTAA
- the egtB gene encoding ergothioneine biosynthesis protein EgtB encodes MTLSDRYNSIRKHTEHLCNALTTEDFVPQPADFVSPPKWHLAHTTWFFEQFVLNDHLPDYKLFDDDFSFLFNSYYNFVGKRVFRADRGNITRPGVHEVFEYRSYVDMHMQILLQLKSEELKDLIELGLNHEQQHQELLITDIKYILGNNPIFPVYDENIDWEKQENEETGFVKLEEGIYEIGFEGEGFSFDNEHGRHKVYLHDFEISKSLVTNAEYLEFISNGGYTNFDYWLDEGWSWVTENKIEAPLYWHKIDGEWHNYTLGGLEKLNPEAILTHISFYEAAAFAAWKKMRLPTEFEWEAAADKFNWGKRWEWTNSAYLPYPNFKKPEGAIGEYNGKFMVNQMVLRGASCATPPQHDRKTYRNFFHAHERWQFNGIRLAK; translated from the coding sequence ATGACACTTTCAGACCGATACAATTCTATTAGAAAACACACTGAACACCTCTGTAATGCACTGACTACAGAAGATTTTGTACCGCAGCCTGCTGATTTTGTAAGTCCTCCAAAATGGCATCTGGCACATACTACATGGTTTTTTGAACAGTTCGTCTTAAACGATCATCTTCCGGATTATAAACTGTTCGATGACGATTTTAGCTTCTTATTCAACAGCTACTACAATTTTGTAGGCAAACGTGTTTTTAGAGCGGATAGGGGAAACATTACCCGTCCGGGCGTTCATGAAGTATTTGAATACCGTTCTTATGTAGACATGCATATGCAAATACTGTTACAGCTTAAATCGGAAGAGTTAAAAGACTTAATCGAATTGGGATTGAATCATGAACAGCAACATCAGGAACTGCTTATTACCGACATTAAATATATTCTTGGAAACAATCCTATTTTCCCCGTATATGACGAAAATATTGATTGGGAAAAACAGGAAAATGAAGAAACCGGTTTTGTAAAGCTCGAAGAAGGTATTTATGAAATAGGATTTGAAGGGGAAGGATTTTCATTTGACAATGAACATGGAAGACATAAAGTATACCTGCATGATTTTGAAATTTCAAAATCGCTGGTGACCAATGCGGAATATCTGGAGTTCATTTCTAATGGCGGCTATACGAATTTTGATTATTGGTTGGATGAAGGCTGGTCCTGGGTTACCGAAAACAAAATTGAGGCACCCTTATACTGGCATAAGATTGATGGAGAATGGCACAATTACACTTTAGGCGGATTGGAAAAATTAAATCCAGAAGCTATCCTGACACACATCAGCTTTTATGAAGCTGCTGCTTTTGCAGCCTGGAAAAAAATGCGACTGCCAACCGAATTCGAATGGGAAGCTGCTGCCGACAAATTCAATTGGGGAAAGCGTTGGGAATGGACAAACAGCGCTTACCTGCCCTATCCGAATTTTAAAAAACCCGAAGGCGCTATCGGAGAATATAACGGAAAATTCATGGTCAATCAGATGGTACTCCGTGGCGCTTCCTGTGCCACGCCACCACAGCATGACCGAAAAACATACAGAAACTTTTTTCATGCCCATGAACGCTGGCAGTTCAACGGCATTCGTCTCGCAAAATAA
- a CDS encoding endonuclease produces the protein MRIKKFIALFIVLSSINVAQAQDKKFRVQTIAFYNFENLFDTINNANVNDEEYTPTGTQNWTAEKYKKKLANLSRVLNEIGTSDQQKESPVIIGGAEIENRGVLEDLVKQPLLINKDYGIVHYDSPDKRGIDVALLYQKKHFKPTSSINIPLIIYDQTDKTKRIYTRDQLLVTGLLDGEEMHFIVNHWPSRSGGEQKSSPNREAAGRLNRKIIDSLYNINPNAKIITMGDLNDGPYNKSVKVELGAKAKKEETKERGMYNPMEEMSNKGIGTLAYRDAWDLFDQMILSEPLIRKDYSSYRFWKAGVYNKPFLTQTTGQYKGYPLRNSNGQVGFSDHFPVYLYLIKEVK, from the coding sequence ATGAGAATTAAAAAATTTATTGCCCTTTTCATTGTATTATCTTCAATAAATGTTGCGCAAGCTCAGGATAAGAAGTTTAGAGTGCAAACCATTGCATTCTACAACTTTGAGAACTTGTTTGACACGATTAACAATGCAAATGTGAATGATGAAGAGTATACCCCAACAGGTACACAAAATTGGACAGCGGAGAAATACAAAAAGAAACTGGCAAATCTTAGCAGGGTTTTGAATGAAATTGGAACCAGCGATCAGCAGAAGGAATCTCCTGTGATTATTGGTGGTGCAGAAATTGAAAACAGAGGTGTTCTTGAAGATTTGGTAAAACAACCGCTTTTGATTAACAAGGATTATGGTATTGTTCATTATGACTCTCCGGACAAAAGAGGAATTGACGTGGCATTGCTATACCAAAAAAAGCATTTCAAACCAACGAGTTCTATCAATATTCCGCTAATCATTTATGACCAGACAGATAAGACAAAGAGAATTTATACCCGTGACCAGTTGTTGGTTACCGGATTGCTGGATGGTGAAGAAATGCACTTTATCGTAAACCACTGGCCATCACGTTCAGGAGGTGAACAAAAATCAAGTCCAAACCGTGAGGCTGCCGGAAGATTAAATAGAAAAATTATTGACTCGTTGTATAATATCAATCCAAACGCAAAAATCATTACTATGGGTGACTTAAATGATGGTCCTTATAATAAGAGTGTTAAGGTTGAATTAGGAGCCAAAGCCAAAAAAGAAGAAACCAAAGAAAGAGGCATGTACAACCCTATGGAAGAAATGTCTAATAAAGGAATCGGAACTTTGGCTTATAGAGACGCCTGGGATTTATTTGACCAGATGATTCTTTCCGAGCCATTAATCAGAAAAGATTATTCTTCCTATCGTTTCTGGAAAGCCGGTGTTTACAACAAGCCTTTCCTTACACAAACAACAGGACAATATAAAGGTTATCCGCTAAGAAACTCCAACGGTCAGGTAGGATTCAGTGACCACTTTCCCGTGTATCTGTACCTGATAAAAGAGGTAAAATAA
- a CDS encoding L-histidine N(alpha)-methyltransferase yields MNTAQPIHYTAFAEDVLEGLTSKKKHLSSKYFYDDNGSQIFRQIMKMPEYYPTNCELEILSWQSDTILDKMAFKGKFNIVEFGSGDGTKTKQLLKTFLNKDADFTYMPIDISEEAILILEEDLLSALPKLKMESKIGDYFDVLEDIAKDDTPNLFLFLGGNIGNYKKEDVFGLLQKFSSGMKKGDKLLLGIDLQKDPRVIQAAYDDPHGITKAFNMNLLHRINKELDADIAIDQFDFYCHYNPENGEVNSYLYSLIQQQFYSRVLNTSFSFEKNETIWTELSKKYSFAEIEDLANQLNFKVVENFLDGKQYFTDSLWEK; encoded by the coding sequence ATGAATACTGCACAACCCATCCATTATACCGCTTTTGCGGAAGATGTCCTTGAAGGATTGACTTCAAAAAAGAAACACTTGTCCTCTAAATATTTTTATGATGATAACGGAAGTCAGATATTCCGGCAAATCATGAAAATGCCCGAGTACTACCCTACCAATTGCGAGTTGGAAATCCTGTCCTGGCAATCTGATACCATTTTGGATAAAATGGCTTTTAAAGGAAAATTCAATATTGTGGAGTTTGGTTCTGGTGACGGCACAAAAACAAAGCAGTTATTAAAGACTTTCCTGAATAAAGATGCAGATTTCACCTATATGCCTATTGACATATCTGAAGAAGCCATATTAATTCTGGAAGAAGACCTGCTCTCTGCCTTGCCAAAACTCAAAATGGAATCGAAAATTGGCGATTATTTTGATGTGCTTGAAGATATAGCAAAAGATGACACTCCAAACCTGTTTCTTTTTCTGGGCGGCAATATTGGCAATTATAAAAAGGAAGATGTATTTGGTTTACTTCAAAAATTTTCGTCCGGAATGAAAAAGGGTGATAAATTATTGCTAGGCATTGATTTACAAAAAGACCCCAGAGTTATACAGGCTGCTTATGACGACCCGCATGGAATTACCAAAGCATTCAATATGAACCTGCTACATAGGATTAACAAGGAACTGGATGCAGATATTGCCATAGATCAATTTGATTTTTACTGCCACTATAATCCTGAAAATGGCGAAGTCAATAGCTATCTGTACAGCTTAATCCAACAGCAATTTTACAGTCGGGTACTAAACACATCGTTTAGTTTTGAAAAAAACGAAACCATTTGGACAGAACTTTCTAAAAAATACAGTTTTGCAGAAATTGAGGATTTGGCAAATCAGTTGAATTTTAAGGTTGTTGAAAACTTTTTAGATGGCAAACAATATTTTACGGATAGTTTGTGGGAGAAGTAA
- a CDS encoding DUF6268 family outer membrane beta-barrel protein produces MKKLVFYWVLFFASIAGKAQTGISGQVKADYVPFSNYIRPIDSVKTDSKSDFKRVQAALEIPLSLKMVDENKPKLWSLYLQGSYAAMENKYYDEKLFPAELLNAQIGLKHIRPIGGKWSMMATLSVGIYTDLEQITIDDVLLQGGVLFIKNFKPNLAFGFGPVLTNAFGIPMVLPGIYFNWETQTALHFKIAFPEGAEIGYRFTPNFDLKAVVELDGMTAEVSRDGKSKLLGYQQIIAGIRPQFKLGEHWTIDFTAGSTLTRSFQTNDRKLSDIFKEKDMANPKFSTTFYGAAALKWKF; encoded by the coding sequence ATGAAGAAACTGGTTTTTTATTGGGTACTATTTTTTGCTTCAATTGCAGGCAAAGCGCAAACAGGCATTTCAGGACAAGTCAAGGCAGATTATGTGCCTTTTTCTAATTATATACGCCCTATTGATAGTGTAAAGACAGATTCCAAGAGTGATTTTAAGAGAGTACAAGCCGCTCTGGAAATACCGCTCTCTCTTAAAATGGTTGATGAGAATAAGCCAAAATTGTGGTCGCTGTATCTTCAGGGAAGCTATGCTGCTATGGAAAACAAATATTATGACGAGAAATTGTTTCCTGCGGAATTGTTGAATGCCCAGATAGGATTGAAACATATCCGGCCTATTGGAGGCAAGTGGTCCATGATGGCAACCTTGTCTGTGGGTATCTATACCGATTTGGAACAGATTACTATTGACGATGTTTTGCTTCAGGGAGGAGTGCTTTTTATCAAAAATTTCAAGCCTAATTTGGCATTCGGATTTGGCCCGGTATTGACCAATGCATTTGGTATTCCTATGGTTTTGCCCGGAATTTATTTCAATTGGGAAACTCAAACAGCATTGCATTTTAAGATAGCATTTCCTGAAGGTGCCGAAATAGGCTATAGATTCACACCGAATTTTGACTTAAAAGCAGTGGTAGAATTGGATGGTATGACAGCCGAAGTTTCTCGGGATGGAAAATCAAAACTGTTAGGCTATCAGCAAATCATTGCAGGAATACGCCCCCAATTTAAATTAGGCGAACATTGGACAATTGATTTTACGGCTGGCTCTACGCTTACACGCTCTTTTCAGACAAATGACAGAAAGCTTAGCGATATTTTTAAAGAAAAGGATATGGCCAATCCAAAATTTTCGACTACGTTTTATGGTGCGGCAGCTTTAAAATGGAAGTTTTAG
- a CDS encoding metallophosphoesterase family protein: MNRTLIIGDIHGGLKALHQIFKRANVTTNDTLIFLGDYVDGWSESPEVIDFLIALKTTHNCIFLRGNHDDLLLQWLEVKKDNPQWFNHGGRLTMEKYSILSQEKKQAHIDFLKTLENYHLDEHNRLFVHAGFTNLNGVTYEYFPKMFYWERTLWENALSLDSSIEKDSPFYPKRFNLYTEIFIGHTPVTRIGETVPVNKANIWNVDTGAAFKGPLTILDIQTKEYWQSDPVYLLYPEESGRN, translated from the coding sequence ATGAACAGAACTTTAATCATTGGAGATATCCATGGCGGATTAAAAGCCCTGCACCAGATTTTTAAAAGAGCCAACGTAACCACTAATGATACCTTGATTTTTCTTGGGGATTATGTTGACGGCTGGAGCGAATCTCCGGAAGTAATTGATTTTTTAATTGCTCTGAAAACCACACATAATTGCATTTTTTTAAGAGGAAACCATGACGACCTGCTGTTGCAATGGTTGGAAGTAAAAAAGGACAACCCGCAATGGTTCAATCATGGCGGTCGCCTGACTATGGAAAAATATAGCATACTGTCTCAGGAAAAAAAACAGGCTCATATTGATTTTCTTAAAACTTTAGAAAATTACCATCTGGACGAACATAATCGTTTGTTTGTCCATGCCGGGTTTACCAACCTCAACGGAGTTACCTATGAATATTTCCCAAAAATGTTTTATTGGGAACGCACCTTGTGGGAAAATGCACTTTCGCTTGACAGTTCTATTGAAAAAGACAGTCCTTTTTATCCAAAAAGATTCAATCTTTACACTGAAATTTTTATTGGCCATACACCGGTAACCCGAATTGGAGAAACCGTTCCTGTGAATAAGGCAAACATCTGGAATGTTGATACAGGAGCTGCTTTTAAAGGCCCTTTGACTATTCTGGATATTCAAACAAAAGAATATTGGCAAAGCGATCCGGTTTACTTGTTATATCCTGAAGAAAGTGGCCGAAATTAA
- a CDS encoding DUF6646 family protein codes for MKKIITIGLLLSAFLGNAQAFSGKGDKKFQVGANFQDHATGIMATYDYGIGENMSIGGYTTYLLGVDGDGSKFEDRFDLKARFNANIGNVMGLPENVDIYPGLDLGLRNFGAHLGGRYFFSQGFGLFTEFSVPIAKYKSDVFGYDRLNNQFVFHIGASFNL; via the coding sequence ATGAAGAAAATTATAACAATTGGTTTGCTTTTAAGTGCTTTTCTTGGAAACGCACAGGCTTTTAGCGGAAAAGGCGACAAGAAGTTTCAGGTAGGTGCCAACTTTCAGGATCATGCAACAGGAATCATGGCTACTTATGACTATGGAATCGGAGAAAACATGTCTATTGGTGGATACACCACATATCTGTTGGGCGTTGATGGCGACGGCTCTAAATTTGAAGACCGTTTCGATTTGAAAGCGCGTTTTAATGCAAACATCGGAAATGTGATGGGCTTGCCGGAAAATGTAGATATCTATCCGGGTCTGGATTTAGGCTTAAGAAATTTTGGTGCCCATTTAGGCGGACGCTATTTCTTCTCGCAAGGTTTCGGTTTGTTTACGGAATTTAGCGTTCCAATTGCAAAATATAAAAGTGATGTATTTGGATATGACCGCCTGAACAATCAGTTTGTTTTCCATATTGGCGCTTCGTTCAATCTATAA
- a CDS encoding 3-hydroxyanthranilate 3,4-dioxygenase: MAILKPFNLNQWIEENRHLLKPPVGNKNIYVDSEDYIVMIVAGPNARKDYHYNETEELFYQLEGSIKVIIQEDGKRKEMELHAGDMYLHPAKTPHSPVRSAGSIGLVIERKRAGKGYTDGLLWFCENCNHKLYDVYFELNDIEKDFLPHFQHFYNSKTLRTCTKCGTIMEADKKYTLKR, from the coding sequence ATGGCAATTTTAAAACCGTTCAATCTCAATCAATGGATTGAAGAGAACAGGCATCTGCTAAAACCGCCTGTTGGAAATAAAAACATTTATGTTGATTCTGAAGACTATATCGTAATGATAGTAGCCGGGCCAAATGCCCGAAAAGACTACCATTATAATGAAACTGAAGAATTGTTCTATCAGCTTGAAGGCTCTATAAAAGTAATCATTCAGGAAGACGGCAAACGCAAAGAAATGGAACTCCATGCCGGAGATATGTATCTTCATCCGGCCAAAACGCCACACTCTCCGGTTCGTTCAGCAGGTTCCATAGGTCTGGTTATTGAAAGAAAAAGAGCAGGAAAAGGCTATACGGACGGACTGCTTTGGTTCTGTGAAAACTGTAACCACAAACTTTACGATGTCTACTTTGAGCTCAACGATATTGAAAAAGATTTCCTGCCGCATTTTCAGCATTTTTATAATTCCAAAACGTTACGTACCTGTACAAAATGCGGAACCATTATGGAAGCCGATAAAAAATACACATTAAAGAGATAA
- a CDS encoding magnesium transporter CorA family protein, translating to METENGWNLIILRIPFKSNDEKLPFNTAPLGLIFNDDVFVSLCFQPNDMLEDFVLYTQRKKIAIASHYDLVLKLLLSSSVWYQKYLKHINQRIKLAESNLEKSIKNEELQALLQIEKCLVFFITSLKGNDILFHRIKNLKNQKTTLNPDLVEDVEIELRQAEETTNVYSNILTGMMDAYASVISNNLNVIMKRLTSISIILMIPTLVASLYGMNVPNNLQASPLGFWIILLMSLFISILGVFIFKKRNLF from the coding sequence CTGGAAACCGAAAACGGCTGGAATCTCATTATCCTGAGAATCCCTTTTAAGAGCAATGACGAAAAGCTACCATTTAATACGGCTCCTTTGGGACTGATTTTTAACGACGATGTTTTTGTTTCCTTATGTTTTCAACCCAACGACATGCTGGAAGATTTTGTGTTGTATACGCAGCGTAAAAAAATAGCAATCGCTTCGCATTATGATTTAGTACTCAAATTATTGCTGTCATCCAGTGTCTGGTATCAGAAATACCTGAAACACATTAACCAGCGTATCAAATTGGCTGAAAGCAATCTGGAAAAATCAATAAAAAATGAAGAACTCCAGGCCTTGCTGCAAATTGAAAAGTGTCTGGTATTTTTTATAACATCTTTAAAAGGGAATGATATCCTTTTCCATAGAATCAAAAATTTAAAAAATCAGAAAACAACACTTAACCCCGATTTGGTTGAAGACGTAGAAATTGAATTGCGGCAGGCAGAAGAGACGACAAATGTGTACAGCAACATTTTAACCGGAATGATGGACGCTTATGCTTCTGTAATTTCAAATAACCTGAACGTTATCATGAAACGGCTGACTTCCATTTCAATCATTTTGATGATTCCTACATTGGTAGCGAGCCTGTACGGAATGAACGTGCCTAATAACCTTCAGGCAAGTCCGCTTGGATTTTGGATTATCCTGCTCATGTCACTATTCATTTCCATTCTGGGCGTATTTATATTTAAGAAGCGAAATCTGTTTTAA
- a CDS encoding LytR/AlgR family response regulator transcription factor: MNADQSSKVMIHCLVIDDEPLARHSIIDFIEKIDFLEVIGSCASALEASEYVQKGLVDLLFLDINMPYLSGLEFLDSLERPPMVIFTTAYSEHALEGYRLQIVDYLLKPITFQRFYQASLKAQQLFSLTASAKQQVQADPFLYIRQGEGFQKISWMDILYIEGMQNYAKLHFKNQVLIIHQTMISLEETLPKEKFFRIHKSFLVNIDHIDSIAGGRLSINGQQLPISRTRREALLKEVVYKNLLSR; this comes from the coding sequence ATGAATGCGGACCAGTCTTCTAAAGTGATGATTCATTGTCTCGTTATTGATGATGAGCCATTGGCGCGGCATAGCATTATCGATTTTATTGAAAAAATAGATTTTTTGGAAGTTATCGGTTCCTGTGCTTCGGCTCTCGAAGCTTCAGAATACGTCCAAAAAGGGCTGGTCGATTTACTGTTTCTGGATATTAACATGCCTTATCTCTCGGGTCTGGAATTTTTAGATTCTCTGGAACGCCCACCAATGGTAATTTTTACGACAGCCTATTCTGAACATGCTTTGGAAGGATATCGTCTTCAAATAGTAGACTATCTGCTGAAACCTATCACATTTCAACGATTTTATCAGGCATCTTTAAAAGCTCAGCAACTGTTTTCATTAACCGCTTCTGCAAAACAGCAGGTTCAGGCTGACCCTTTTCTATATATCCGCCAGGGTGAAGGTTTCCAAAAAATATCCTGGATGGATATTCTTTATATCGAAGGAATGCAGAACTATGCCAAGTTGCATTTCAAAAATCAAGTCCTGATTATCCATCAGACTATGATTTCGCTGGAAGAAACGCTTCCTAAAGAAAAGTTTTTCAGGATTCATAAATCCTTTTTGGTAAATATTGATCATATCGATTCTATAGCAGGCGGCCGTCTTTCTATTAACGGGCAGCAACTACCTATTTCAAGAACACGCAGAGAGGCACTCCTGAAAGAGGTAGTTTATAAAAACCTGTTAAGCCGATAA